A region of Cataglyphis hispanica isolate Lineage 1 chromosome 8, ULB_Chis1_1.0, whole genome shotgun sequence DNA encodes the following proteins:
- the LOC126851639 gene encoding protein stoned-B-like — protein sequence MHKLAKGLKKKKKSKKGKKGAEEEFDPEELERYRRERAEAQQKAEESGGSTAGSDEWKKFQALTAGVDSVLRKTQDDLDRIKSTSFFQRKAPLEEKKDEAKQGEDSKKWVGFDAEGNPIEAAPPETDQDKNKKGKPLINEDGFVEVPEDEDEQEDSADEDIFDTTYVDVLQNIDIQLAYIPDSPTEEETGDDPFDTTNADKVLKTVDKKGKKLVSLGNAVEVLSGRIDHVSTCKITKGRRPRLQQDLLLDDFEEADQPPETVVAEPVEVEKTLLDDDSDLPDIPVDLTKLPPVLPRPVTPVTPLQEDTTSTAAEKTLNGPLDISEFEVLKEKTILEEIPDLDDAEFDLNAAPDEPVRLEEADDPFAAKEPETVDFQTDIIEASFEAATFVDEADPFDTTFADNILPGKAELKFIEKELEELPVSEVSISLTDPAGLNRDYETGLLKDDEQKSSHDSLQLLKKDLLGGSTTDLSQLADQPIAPVEEITYVDPFDTSAVQELPPGKTELKVLEKELLGEQSNNCVENDDEDDDFNPRKDEVPIKQSPSVKQPPGRPPVPVKPVFEVAFDEENTKVEATPTNLTKNTSRPEILELAPTKAVAFELPTPSKRPDLLATTEEEKTLPSKPLTPYYSEKSIEESLPLEEEEVDVDPFDTSFVNSVAPGKTELKLIESELLKQEPKLSHSLSDHDFDPRSAAEPIRRQSDFTATSIAPTSLKLAQLQSSLIQKVEEEVIAKQEPQRQESLLDAEVEVDAKPLTPKIENKPIEEEEISYSDPFDTSIATNILPGKAELKILESELEQIPQQPPPRPINLPAVVPIIPVSTVPEIDDFDPRAHEVKESKDFLALDGQDPGDKVLTPLQNKDFSLNDDVDPFDTSFATIEPGRTELKLLESELMKYSIMDSKGGNPFLMDDYAAQPESGLPPQASNPFLQDFADTTSSGAGENPFLNFSSDQTYEPSAMSTESTNPFASFGIESNAPDAGFGAITDTNTPATNVFTSQSSDIFGTSNNTNVDLLGTISMTTTTTTTMTTTMTTTIEKQPAPIVSPPQQPAATPPSKNGKPPPSRPPPPRPQPPPVPPAKNTKDLILSVTGAMDATSNHLLDRLQMTRTPSPTLMHSPSPTPEHSFADLLDVDSNVPDLIPDDNNKASESAGNQDIMDLFNAPNTDVTASTIFSTSMTTTGTTSLVTGIPAKQDNPFASMSEEAKLPVASQAQPVFGAEYPKDAVSNEKRPSITSASPFVDVETEVGKSGSVLDLAESAPTVQPASTAATELFQGGEQVSNTDVNFFSMTDTTTATPFSVSEATSAPFAAASTAQPLFATSEITQPVQDAFASDLLGDFGEPTKETDGGLISTSPIPGTEFPGNEAYRPEEQLDNFAATTKAIEETGDSFDAFASKFDKAAEPETNGGDPFLDAFGGGPTAMDTSSDVWGDSSVAGSETAITGFGESDGFDSFLSMTAPPPDTKVKRAESAESDEGPDFSVFIKPKEGDQMAMTESGPVPTLAPPPKSPQVVAYADSSPRFNPFDKSGIAQDAVVSETAQTAEMTRTDSQETPPTPLFDEDVSQPLEDFPRVTYTGDGWEMQLRQPNKKKITGQRFWKKIFVKLVYQADSPILQLFNNKDDKDPFQELPLLSCYSVSDIGAQQFDQYGKIFTVKLQYIFYKERPGVRPGQVTKAERITNKLSQFAAYAIQGDYQGVKEFGSDLKKLGLPVEHSPQISQLFKLGSQCYEDMKQFSCAIEEALFRLSVHRDRALHYKTEEVQITVVDELYVEQSAKGHVEKQIARVRLFFLGFLSGMPDVELGINDMWRQGKEVVGRHDIIPVVTEEWIRLENVEFHSCVQQDEYERSRIIKFKPPDACYIELMRFRVRPPKNRELPLQLKAVMCITGNKVELRADILVPGFASRKLGQIPCEDVMVRFPIPECWIYLFRVEKHFRYGSVKSAHRRTGKIKGIERFLGAVDTLEPQLMEVTSGQAKYEHQHRAIVWRMPRLPKEGQGAYTTHQLVCRMALTSYDQIPENLSEYCYVEFTMPATQVSHTTARSVSLQNTDSDAPPEKYVRNLSRHEYRVGIEHTQGEGPNPYVAATIAKKIPESTPETHSEASDAAAESDSFSSD from the exons ATGCACAAGCTAGCCAAAGGcctgaagaagaagaaaaagtcgAAGAAGGGCAAGAAGGGCGCGGAGGAGGAATTTGATCCGGAGGAGCTCGAGCGTTATCGGCGCGAGCGGGCGGAGGCCCAACAGAAAGCCGAGGAGTCCGGCGGATCGACTGCTGGTTCCGACGAGTGGAAAAAGTTCCAGGCTCTGACTGCCGGTGTCGACTCGGTTTTGCGAAAGACCCAAGATGACCTCGATCGGATAAAGTCCACCTCGTTCTTCCAGCGAAAAGCGCCGTtggaagagaagaaagacGAGGCGAAACAAGGCGAAGATTCCAAGAAGTGGGTTGGTTTCGACGCAGAGGGTAATCCAATCGAGGCTGCACCGCCAGAGACTGACCAGGATAAGAACAAAAAAGGGAAGCCGCTGATCAACGAGGACGGTTTTGTGGAAGTGCCAGAAGACGAGGATGAGCAGGAAGACTCCGCCGACGAGGATATCTTCGACACCACTTATGTCGACGTTCTCCAGAATATCGATATCCAATTAGCTTATATACCGGATAGTCCGACCGAGGAGGAAACCGGTGACGATCCATTTGACACCACCAATGCCGATAAGGTTCTCAAGACAGTCGACAAGAAGGGCAAAAAGTTAGTCAGTTTAGGTAATGCCGTCGAGGTATTATCGGGAAGGATCGATCATGTAAGCACTTGCAAGATTACCAAAGGAAGACGACCGAGACTTCAACAGGATCTATTGTTGGACGATTTCGAAGAAGCGGATCAGCCTCCAGAAACCGTTGTAGCGGAGCCGGTGGAGGTAGAGAAGACTCTGCTGGACGACGATAGCGATCTTCCTGACATTCCTGTCGATTTGACAAAGTTGCCGCCTGTATTACCGAGGCCAGTCACTCCTGTCACTCCCCTTCAAGAAGATACGACATCGACAGCTGCGGAGAAAACTTTGAACGGTCCGTTAGATATCTCTGAGTTTGAGGTGCTAAAGGAGAAAACTATCTTGGAGGAGATACCTGACTTGGATGATGCTGAATTCGATTTGAACGCTGCGCCCGATGAACCAGTTCGTCTGGAGGAGGCCGACGATCCGTTTGCCGCAAAGGAGCCCGAAACGGTCGACTTTCAGACAGATATAATCGAAGCCAGCTTTGAAGCGGCTACCTTCGTTGATGAGGCCGATCCATTCGATACCACATTTGCGGATAATATTCTGCCGGGTAAAGcggaattgaaatttattgagaaGGAGCTTGAAGAATTGCCTGTCTCGGAAGTATCTATATCCCTGACTGATCCCGCTGGCTTGAATAGAGATTATGAAACTGGTCTGCTGAAGGACGACGAGCAGAAAAGCAGTCATGACAGTCTGCAGTTACTTAAAAAGGATCTGCTAGGTGGTTCTACGACTGATCTTAGCCAATTGGCGGATCAACCGATCGCACCAGTCGAAGAGATCACATACGTCGATCCGTTTGATACATCTGCAGTGCAAGAACTTCCACCTGGTAAAACAGAGCTCAAGGTCTTGGAGAAGGAGTTGCTTGGCGAACAGTCCAACAACTGCGTCGAgaacgacgacgaggacgacgactTCAATCCAAGGAAGGATGAGGTGCCAATAAAGCAATCGCCATCCGTGAAACAACCGCCTGGAAGACCACCCGTGCCAGTTAAGCCCGTATTTGAGGTTGCCTTTGACGAGGAGAATACCAAGGTTGAAGCGACACCAACGAATCTCACGAAGAATACTTCGCGACCTGAGATTCTCGAGTTAGCTCCGACCAAAGCCGTCGCATTCGAATTGCCAACGCCATCGAAGAGGCCCGACCTTCTCGCGACTACCGAAGAGGAGAAGACTCTACCTTCTAAGCCATTGACGCCATACTACTCGGAGAAGTCCATAGAAGAGTCGTTACCGTTGGAGGAAGAGGAAGTAGATGTCGATCCATTCGACACAAGTTTTGTCAACAGTGTCGCGCCAGGCAAGACAGAACTCAAACTTATCGAGTCGGAGCTGCTGAAGCAGGAACCCAAATTGTCTCACAGCTTGAGCGATCACGATTTTGATCCGAGATCTGCCGCCGAGCCAATCAGGAGACAGAGTGACTTTACCGCTACTTCGATTGCACCGACCAGCCTAAAACTCGCGCAGCTACAATCATCGCTGATACAGAAGGTAGAAGAGGAAGTGATCGCGAAACAAGAACCACAAAGGCAAGAAAGTTTGCTAGATGCAGAGGTCGAGGTCGATGCAAAACCTTTGACACCTAAGATCGAGAACAAGCCCATTGAAGAGGAGGAGATTTCGTACTCAGATCCCTTCGATACTTCCATTGCGACTAACATCCTTCCTGGTAAAGCAGAACTAAAAATATTGGAGAGCGAGTTAGAACAGATCCCTCAGCAACCGCCGCCACGTCCTATCAATTTACCCGCAGTGGTGCCAATCATCCCGGTATCGACAGTTCCGGAAATCGACGATTTTGATCCAAGAGCGCACGAGGTAAAAGAGTCCAAGGACTTTTTGGCTTTGGACGGACAGGATCCCGGCGATAAAGTGTTGACACCACTTCAGAACAAGGACTTTAGTTTAAACGACGACGTGGATCCTTTCGACACAAGTTTCGCGACCATTGAGCCTGGACGAACTGAATTGAAGCTGCTTGAATCAGAATTGATGAAGTA TTCAATCATGGATTCCAAGGGTGGTAATCCATTCTTGATGGATGATTACGCGGCGCAGCCGGAGAGCGGCCTGCCTCCGCAGGCTTCCAATCCTTTTCTCCAGGATTTCGCCGACACGACAAGTTCCGGTGCGGGCGAGAATCCTTTTCTGAATTTCAGTAGCGATCAGACATACGAGCCGTCAGCGATGTCCACCGAATCTACTAATCCCTTCGCCTCTTTTGGCATCGAAAGTAACGCTCCGGATGCCGGATTCGGGGCAATCACCGATACTAATACGCCAGCAACCAACGTCTTCACTAGCCAATCATCCGACATTTTCGGCACGTCTAATAACACGAATGTGGATCTATTGGGCACGATTTcgatgacgacgacaacgacgacgaccaTGACAACGACCATGACGACGACGATAGAGAAACAACCAGCGCCGATTGTCAGTCCACCGCAGCAACCGGCAGCGACGCCTCCGTCGAAGAATGGAAAGCCACCACCGTCGAGACCTCCGCCACCCAGACCGCAACCCCCGCCGGTGCCACCCGCCAAAAACACAAAAGACCTGATACTGTCGGTCACAGGTGCTATGGACGCCACTTCGAATCATCTTTTAGATCGCTTGCAGATGACTAGAACACCTAGCCCGACCTTGATGCATTCCCCGTCGCCTACCCCGGAGCACAGCTTCGCCGATCTTCTGGACGTCGACAGCAACGTGCCAGATCTTATTCCGGATGACAACAACAAGGCCAGTGAGTCGGCGGGCAATCAAGACATCATGGACCTCTTCAATGCGCCAAACACGGATGTCACTGCATCCACCATCTTCTCCACTTCCATGACCACCACGGGCACTACCAGCCTCGTCACTGGAATACCCGCCAAGCAAGATAATCCCTTCGCGAGTATGAGCGAGGAAGCGAAACTTCCGGTGGCCTCACAAGCACAACCTGTTTTCGGAGCGGAATATCCGAAGGATGCTGTCAGTAACGAGAAACGGCCTTCGATAACTTCCGCAAGTCCTTTCGTGGATGTCGAAACGGAAGTGGGAAAATCCGGCAGTGTTCTGGACCTCGCAGAATCCGCCCCTACCGTTCAACCCGCATCGACAGCGGCTACTGAACTCTTCCAAG gAGGAGAGCAAGTTTCCAACACTGACGTCAACTTTTTCTCCATGACTGACACTACCACAGCAACGCCGTTCAGTGTATCCGAAGCTACTTCCGCGCCTTTTGCAGCTGCATCGACTGCTCAGCCCTTGTTCGCGACATCAGAGATCACGCAACCCGTTCAAGACGCCTTCGCCTCAGATCTACTGGGTGACTTCGGTGAACCGACCAAAGAGACTGACGGCGGTCTAATCTCCACTAGTCCGATCCCCGGAACGGAGTTTCCCGGCAACGAGGCTTACCGACCCGAAGAGCAGCTGGATAACTTCGCTGCTACGACTAAGGCGATCGAGGAAACCGGCGATTCGTTCGACGCCTTTGCGTCCAAGTTTGATAAGGCTGCCGAACCAGAAACCAACGGAGGAGATCCCTTCCTGGATGCCTTCGGTGGCGGACCGACTGCCATGGACACCTCTAGCGATG tttggGGAGATTCGTCAGTGGCTGGCTCGGAAACGGCAATTACCGGTTTCGGTGAATCCGATGGTTTTGATTCCTTCTTGAGCATGACAGCTCCGCCGCCAGACACGAAAGTGAAAAGAGCCGAGTCCGCGGAGTCGGATGAGGGACCGGATTTCAGTGTTTTCATCAA aCCGAAAGAAGGAGATCAGATGGCAATGACAGAAAGCGGGCCTGTACCTACATTAGCACCGCCACCTAAGAGTCCGCAGGTGGTTGCATACGCAGATTCCTCGCCGCGTTTCAATCCGTTCGATAAATCCGGAATTGCGCAAGATGCTGTGGTATCCGAAACCGCTCAGACAGCCGAGATGACCAGGACAGATTCCCAG gaaacTCCGCCTACTCCCTTATTCGACGAAGACGTTAGCCAACCGCTCGAGGACTTCCCGAGGGTAACTTATACCGGCGATGGTTGGGAGATGCAGTTACGTCAGCCGAACAAGAAGAAAATCACAGGGCAACGATTCTGGAAGAAAATCTTCGTTAAACTCGTCTATCAGGCTGACAGTCCGATTCTTCAGCTGTTCAATAACAAGGACGACAAAGATCCATTTCAAGAATTACCTCTGCTCTCCTGTTATTCGGTTTCGGATATCGGCGCCCAGCAATTCGATCAGTACGGGAAGATCTTTACGGTAAAGCTGCAGTACATCTTCTACAAGGAGAGGCCGGGCGTTCGACCCGGTCAAGTCACGAAAGCGGAAAGGATCACGAACAAGCTGAGCCAGTTTGCGGCATACGCTATCCAGGGGGATTACCAAGGCGTTAAAGAGTTCGGCAGTGATCTGAAGAAACTGGGTCTTCCTGTTGAACATTCACctcaa ATTTCGCAGCTATTCAAACTCGGTTCTCAATGTTACGAAGATATGAAACAATTCTCTTGCGCCATCGAGGAGGCTCTCTTCAGGTTATCGGTGCACCGAGATCGAGCATTACATTACAAAACGGAAGAGGTCCAAATAACGGTCGTAGATGAGTTGTATGTCGAGCAGAGTGCGAAAGGTCACGTGGAGAAGCAGATTGCACGCGTTCGTCTTTTCTTCTTGGGATTCCTTTCCG GTATGCCCGACGTAGAATTAGGAATAAATGATATGTGGCGACAAGGTAAAGAAGTCGTCGGCAGACACGACATTATCCCGGTCGTAACGGAGGAATGGATTCGTTTGGAGAACGTCGAGTTCCACTCCTGCGTGCAGCAGGACGAGTACGAGAGATCGCGGATAATCAA GTTCAAGCCACCTGATGCATGTTACATTGAATTGATGCGGTTCCGTGTAAGACCGCCTAAAAACAGAGAATTGCCGCTTCAGCTAAAAGCTGTCATGTGCATTACTGGGAACAAG GTGGAGTTGAGAGCTGATATTCTCGTGCCGGGTTTCGCATCCAGGAAACTGGGCCAAATACCATGCGAAGACGTGATGGTTCGCTTTCCTATACCCGAATGCTGGATTTACCTCTTCAGAGTGGAGAAGCATTTCAGGTATGGCTCAGTGAAATCAGCGCATAGGAGAACCGGAAAGATCAAGGGTATCGAGAGGTTCTTGGGCGCCGTTGATACGTTAGAACCGCAACTGATGGAGGTCACTTCCGGTCAGGCGAAATATGAACATCAGCATCGCGCTATCGTATGGAGGATGCCTAGGCTGCCTAAAGAGGGACAAG GCGCGTATACGACGCATCAGCTGGTTTGCCGTATGGCACTCACATCCTATGATCAGATCCCCGAAAATCTCTCAGAGTACTGTTACGTGGAGTTCACGATGCCGGCGACCCAGGTCTCCCATACCACCGCGAGGAGCGTCAGCCTTCAAAATACCGACAGTGATGCGCCTCCGGAGAAGTATGTCCGAAATTTATCGCGTCACGAATATAG AGTGGGGATCGAGCATACGCAGGGTGAAGGACCGAATCCGTACGTTGCGGCAACGATCGCGAAGAAGATACCGGAAAGCACGCCGGAGACTCACAGCGAGGCGTCGGACGCGGCGGCCGAGTCCGATTCCTTCTCTTCAGATTAA